The Spirochaetota bacterium sequence TTACCCCTTATAATTATATTAGTGAATGCAATATTTGCTTTGTAGTCCTGTCCTCCGTTGTTATCCCAAGTTCCACTTCCATTATTAAAGGCTACAGCGTAGTTATTACCAACGACACTTATGGTCTTACTCCACCAACCACCTCCTTCATTTACCATATCCTCACCTGGAGCAGTAGTCCAAGTACTACCATTATTGTAGTGTATCTTGACTGTAGTCCAGTCAGGTCTGTAGTATCTAACTCTAACACTAACAGGGGCGTTGCCTGTGTATAAAGCTCCAACATTAACTATTCTGTTGCTTACATGTATCAGATTACCATAAGATATTTTTGAGATATAATCTCTATTCAAGTTGTTGTCCCATTGAGAGCCATTGTTGAAGACAAAATCAAAAGTTTCAGAAGTTCCGTTTATATTTCTACTCCACCAACCATTTCCTTCACTAGTCATTGATTCACCCGGAGAAGTAGTCCAACTACCACTGATATTGTGATGGATATTCACACTACTCCAACTGTTGTTAAAATACTTGACTGTTATTCCGGTGGATGGAATATTTGTAATTGTAAATGGTATAGCATTAGTAGAACTTGTATTGTTTGAAACATCTCTTGCGAATACCCTTAACAGATTAGTCGTATTTATTGAAAGATTAGTTGTATAGTTCCAAGTTGTTGTTCCTGAAGCCAAGACAAAAGGAGATCCATTTATAGATATAAACACTTCTTTTACGCCACTCCTATCATCCGAGGCACTACCGTAAATTGTTATGTTAGTCTGGTTCATTATCATCTGATTGCTTGCTGGATATGACACACTAACAGTCGGTGGAGTTGTATCATTTAAGTTAGGAGAGCCTTGACTAGATGTTAAGCCCCAGTCATAAGTTATATCTACTGATTGACCTCCTACAACTCTGTAATTAGCACCTGGTGTCCAATCTACACCATTCCTTCTGAACTTAAACTCAATATTTCTACCGCTAGGAACCGAAGTAGAAGTCCAAACCCATATATTTCTACCGCTACTATCAGTACCTTTGTATGTCATTACAGTAGCAGGACCACTATCCCACCAAGTCATACCTGGAACTATGTTGTTAGTATCATTAGCACTCGTGGGTGGAGAATAACTACCACAAACTCCAACAAAGTTTGCTCCTCCGACAAAGGATCTTAATACTATCGTAGTTATTGGCACGCTACCAACATATTTTATGGTATAAGCAAGTGTAGCATCATTAAACTCTATCTGGTAAGGACCCGTAACAGGTGCTTCAAATGTTATAGGATCAGTTGAAGTTTCAACAGCATCTCCACTAACTGGTAAGAATGTTCCAACTTCGTTGTTATCACCATAAGTTTTCGTAGTTGAATAGACCGCGTTGAAATAAACATTCACATTACCAGTTGATGTAACATTTATAGTTCCTCTCCATAGATTTCCTATAACTCTATTCATATTCGTTGAGTATGTGCCAGATATTGATACACTATTAGCAGGGTCTGGATAACTATAGACTAATACTACAAAACTATTACCCGAAACATTAACATTATAACTACCAGAGCTAACTGTTATGTTATTAGTTGAAATTGAGTCACCTGATGGCGTTAAAAGTCTATAATTACCATTTGGAAGAGATAGGTTGTAGTTCGCATTACCATCCCCTTTGTTTATAACAACATAAGATACTGAACTAACATACTCTCTTTTGAATACTGCGAGATTTCCTTGTAAATGAATATTTACTTGAGATCCTCTCCTCAGAGATATTTCCGCCTCTCTTAACCTATTTAACATTCTTAGATGTCTATATATAGGATAGTTATTTGGGTTTGATAGTAACCTATTTATCCTATCCTGACCAACAAACTTTCTATTTTTTGGCTCACCATCGCCGTAATCATTTATATTATCCCCAGTTCCCTCAAACTCTGTTCCATAATAAACAATAGGAATACCTCTCGCTAAATAGTACCAGTTAAGGGCATTTCTCCACATTCTAACCATAGAATTGTTATCCGCATATCCTCCGGGAAATCTTGGCTTATCGTGGTTATCAACGAATGTTCCCAGGAATGTTGGGTCAATACCTCCACTGTAATCACTAGCCATAATGTTAGCCATCTGTTCAAAACCAGTGCTACCAGCAAATATTCCTTTTGCTTGACCTGGAAAATCCATACAAGAGCCGTGTAGGTCAAGCAACGACAGAACACCTCTTGATGAAAACTTTGAATAACTCAATGCCTCTTGCCTTGTAGCAACCCATGCTTCACCTACAATCCAGAACCAAGGCTTGTTTTTAGTCGTCGCGGCATACTCCCACATAACATCAGCAAAGAGTCCCCAGAACTGCTTTCTCATATACGCAACTGTATCAAGCCTAAACCCATCAACTCCCCTGTCAATAAACTTCTTATAAACATTGAAAATGTGTTGTCGCGTTCTTGGATCACACTCATTGAAGTCAAGCAGATCAAGAAGTTTGTAATCACCTCTATAATTAAAGAAACCTGGATTATTCTCCCATATACCTTCTACATTAGGATTATTTTTATATGGGTCTGTAGTTGGATTATACTCCCACCACTGTCCATCAAACTTAACCTTCAGCCTATCATTAAACCACTTAACACTTGGATGCGCATCACCACCATGAGCGTGGTTAGGAACAATGTCAAGTATTATTTTTATACCTCTATTGTGTGCTTCTCTTATTAGGTCATCAAATGTTGCACCCGGAGATTCTAAATGTGGATCAATACTATCAAAATCATATCCCCAGTATCCATGATAACCAGCTGCGTCGTAGGTTTGACCACTGTTGACATATCTTCCTGGTGGTTGCTTTACAACAGGAGTAATCCAAATAGCATTGAAGCCCATATTCTTTAAGTAATCAAGGTTATTTATAAGTCCCCTGAAATCACCACCGTTATAATACCTCAAAGCATCCGAACTATCATTATTAGGAGCTCTATACTCATCACCATAAATATTGTTATTACCGGAAAATCCATCAACAAACCTATCAGTCATAACAAAATAGACTCGCCAATCTCTTGGGTCTTCAGGACCATCACCGGGAAACGATATTCCTCCACCCCCACCGCCAGAACCACCACCGGAGCCACCTCCGCCTCCACCAGAACCGCCACCGGAGCCACCTCCACTGCCTCCGCCAGACCCCTGAACGATAACTATTACATTGACTTCATTGAAATTGCCCGCATTATCTATAGCCTTTGCGAATATAGTGTTAGTCCCGTTGGTTAAACCAACTTGCTTACTCCAAGTATCCTTACCTATAGCATCCTCATAATTTCCATTATTGACTTTTACTTGAACTACGCTAATACCACTTACATTATCACTAGCAGTTCCATTAACAACAATCGTTGTTTGAGTTATTGTTGAGGTGTTAGCAGGACCTGTTATTGAGACAGTAGGTTTAGTATAGTCAATACCAACCACTATTGAAGCCTCCCCTTCTCTATTGATATTATCTCTAACCTTCGCCCTTATAACTACATTACTACTCTGAATATTAACTACTCTCTGAAACATCCAAGAAGAGGATGGCGTTGGTATTTCTTCCCAAGATGTATTGTCTATGTTAACAAATATCTTACCTATTGAAGCAGAGGAAGAAACACTAGCAGTTCCCCTTATAACCAAGTTACTAGAACTTATCCAAATACCATTCTGTGGTTCAGATATGCTTATAACCGGTATATTAATATCAACTATTAACGTAATTTCTCTAATCTCACTTATTTTACCTACTACGTCTTTAGAGTAGACTCTTATGGTGTTAGTAGTGTTATTAGCAAAAATTAGATTGGTGACTAGATTTCTTGTATCTGATATTTTGGTATAAACATTGGTGTTTATAGCGATGAATATACCATCCACAGTAGTATCATCAGAAGCAAGAATACTCAATTGGAAATTAGTGCTAACTATTCTATCAGATGCACTTTCAAAACCTAAAATACTTAATGTCGGATTCTGCGTATCAACTATAACATTTAAAGTATTAGTTGAACTAACTTTACCACTACTATCTTTAGCAAAAACCCTTACCTGGTTAGTCCCTCCAGATGTAAATAACAAAACCTTTGAAAATGAAGCATATACAAAACCCTGAGGATTTCTAGTTATCTCAAACTCACTAGCATCTATGGTTACACTACCAGAAGATGTTAATATAATAACGCTGTCTATACTCTTATCATCAACAACAAAACCAAATAGTGAAAAAGTTTGACTAACTGCTTGATAATCCCTTGGATTTATAATTTGAACTGAAGGGGGTCTATCATCGGATCTCTCTGAAGGCTGTGAAGTTTGTTGTCCTCCTAGTAGATTTTCAACTATAGTAGGTAGTTTCTGACACCCTACATAAGAAAATACTGAAATAAAGATCAACACCAGAATTATAACTATTCTACTCTTCATAGGTTTATCCTCCTGCTAAAATACAAACGAAACTTACAAACAAAAAGTGACAACAGATCCAAACTTATTCAACAAAGCCTAAAGTTCGCAATAAAGTCTAGAATTTTACCTACTCAATAGAAATTGGAATTTGTCAAACTTAGTTGAATAATGTTGAAAACTAATTATATTATTAATGAATATAAAACTGGATTGGTTCTATGAAAAAGATAGTATTTATATTACTAACACTTACTACGATTCTGATTATATACTCATGTATTGAAATTTCAGCTACACGAATAACCGTCCAAATTACCAAAGGAAGTGGTAATAACTATTACGAAATAAATATTTATAGCAACTCAAACTTGAGTCAAAACAATACAAACAACTTCACATTCTCGCTCAACGACCAAAACAATGTATTGCTTGAGACGAGTAGTGGAAGATTGGAAAGAGGATACTCTACTTGGACATCCTATAGAAATTATGTAAGAGGTACTTACATAATAGTTGTCAAAATTGATATGACTGGCGATAACAACATATCATCTGGTGGAGATGTATTTTCATATAAGTTTGTTGTTATAACCGAAGATGGTAATGGAACAGTCTCATTTTCAGACCTAGACAACTGGTATGGACTGTGAAGTCTAGACAAATAGTGTTAGTAGTCTTAATAACCTTCTCTTTCATACCTTCATCATTCTCAACCAACACATTCTCCATAAGGTATGATGATAAGTTTGACTTCGCATACATAAGTCAGACATCTGACTATTTCTATCTTAAAGGAATTTTAAACAGCAGGAACGAACTTATCTTTTCTTTAAACGTAGTCAATTCCAATGTATCACTAACACTAGGAGATGTTTGGATAAGTTTTGGAAGAGGTCTTGTCTTCGGTGATACAAGA is a genomic window containing:
- a CDS encoding alpha-amylase family glycosyl hydrolase, yielding MKSRIVIILVLIFISVFSYVGCQKLPTIVENLLGGQQTSQPSERSDDRPPSVQIINPRDYQAVSQTFSLFGFVVDDKSIDSVIILTSSGSVTIDASEFEITRNPQGFVYASFSKVLLFTSGGTNQVRVFAKDSSGKVSSTNTLNVIVDTQNPTLSILGFESASDRIVSTNFQLSILASDDTTVDGIFIAINTNVYTKISDTRNLVTNLIFANNTTNTIRVYSKDVVGKISEIREITLIVDINIPVISISEPQNGIWISSSNLVIRGTASVSSSASIGKIFVNIDNTSWEEIPTPSSSWMFQRVVNIQSSNVVIRAKVRDNINREGEASIVVGIDYTKPTVSITGPANTSTITQTTIVVNGTASDNVSGISVVQVKVNNGNYEDAIGKDTWSKQVGLTNGTNTIFAKAIDNAGNFNEVNVIVIVQGSGGGSGGGSGGGSGGGGGGSGGGSGGGGGGISFPGDGPEDPRDWRVYFVMTDRFVDGFSGNNNIYGDEYRAPNNDSSDALRYYNGGDFRGLINNLDYLKNMGFNAIWITPVVKQPPGRYVNSGQTYDAAGYHGYWGYDFDSIDPHLESPGATFDDLIREAHNRGIKIILDIVPNHAHGGDAHPSVKWFNDRLKVKFDGQWWEYNPTTDPYKNNPNVEGIWENNPGFFNYRGDYKLLDLLDFNECDPRTRQHIFNVYKKFIDRGVDGFRLDTVAYMRKQFWGLFADVMWEYAATTKNKPWFWIVGEAWVATRQEALSYSKFSSRGVLSLLDLHGSCMDFPGQAKGIFAGSTGFEQMANIMASDYSGGIDPTFLGTFVDNHDKPRFPGGYADNNSMVRMWRNALNWYYLARGIPIVYYGTEFEGTGDNINDYGDGEPKNRKFVGQDRINRLLSNPNNYPIYRHLRMLNRLREAEISLRRGSQVNIHLQGNLAVFKREYVSSVSYVVINKGDGNANYNLSLPNGNYRLLTPSGDSISTNNITVSSGSYNVNVSGNSFVVLVYSYPDPANSVSISGTYSTNMNRVIGNLWRGTINVTSTGNVNVYFNAVYSTTKTYGDNNEVGTFLPVSGDAVETSTDPITFEAPVTGPYQIEFNDATLAYTIKYVGSVPITTIVLRSFVGGANFVGVCGSYSPPTSANDTNNIVPGMTWWDSGPATVMTYKGTDSSGRNIWVWTSTSVPSGRNIEFKFRRNGVDWTPGANYRVVGGQSVDITYDWGLTSSQGSPNLNDTTPPTVSVSYPASNQMIMNQTNITIYGSASDDRSGVKEVFISINGSPFVLASGTTTWNYTTNLSINTTNLLRVFARDVSNNTSSTNAIPFTITNIPSTGITVKYFNNSWSSVNIHHNISGSWTTSPGESMTSEGNGWWSRNINGTSETFDFVFNNGSQWDNNLNRDYISKISYGNLIHVSNRIVNVGALYTGNAPVSVRVRYYRPDWTTVKIHYNNGSTWTTAPGEDMVNEGGGWWSKTISVVGNNYAVAFNNGSGTWDNNGGQDYKANIAFTNIIIRGKK